A genomic window from Anopheles ziemanni chromosome X, idAnoZiCoDA_A2_x.2, whole genome shotgun sequence includes:
- the LOC131290754 gene encoding signal transducer and transcription activator isoform X2 produces the protein MSLWARVNQLPQPILDQIRFIYGNNFPIEVRHYLADWIEDRLLNAPMYTNDQETAYEQEAANFLNQLIIELERTAINLPENNLTIKIRLNESARNFRQLFSHNPAQLYQHLLNCLHRERQCVSYPEECVNVQDPEVTEVFNAVQQLQIMVRTNENDNRNLMKEYEHLLLEVHELQKNRAQLEAMENTEMRVHAHNQHAQHQKMVNDRLQLCTGKRLALVDGFRKTILITGEVQSKVLSKYLSQWKMNQGFAGNGASTMSASNLDTIQAWCESLAEIIWSTKDQIRLAIKNKSKLHVEQEEVPDLLPQAMNDVTNLLKTLITNTFIIEKQPPQVMKTNTRFAATVRLLVGNTLNIKMVNPQVKVSIISEAQAQQTQQTNKACEQSCGEIMNNIGNLEYNETTKQLSVSFRNMQLKKIKRAEKKGTECVMDEKFALLFQSSFAVGHGDLVFSVWTISLPVVVIVHGNQEPQSWATITWDNAFADMHRVPFQVPDKVCWNQLAEALNMKFRASTGRSLTPENMHFLCEKAFKTTLPFPVQNDVTIMWSQFCKEPIPDRSFTFWEWFYAAMKVTREHLRGPWMDGSIIGFIHKSKAEDYLLKCPRGTFLLRFSDSELGGITIAWVNEGNDGQPQILHIQPFTAKDFSTRSLSDRIRDFDDLYFLYPNKSKQEAFDRYTTPVGPPRNKNYIASEVRAVLMPGPNNNQMNSFPNTPSYNIQSPDASRDTPSTGYQNSTIMHL, from the exons ATGTCGCTGTGGGCGCGCGTTAATCAGCTGCCTCAGCCTATCCTGGACCAGATACGGTTTATCTATGGCAACAACTTCCCCATTGAGGTACGACACTATCTGGCCGACTGGATCGAGGATCGTCTGCT TAATGCACCGATGTACACGAACGACCAGGAGACCGCGTACGAGCAGGAGGCGGCCAACTTCCTGAACCAGCTCATTATCGAATTGGAGCGGACGGCGATCAATCTGCCGGAGAACAATCTCACCATTAAGATACGGCTGAACGAGTCGGCTCGTAACTTCCGCCAGCTGTTCTCGCACAATCCGGCCCAGCTGTACCAGCACCTGCTGAACTGCTTGCACCGGGAGCGCCAGTGCGTCTCGTACCCGGAGGAGTGCGTGAACGTGCAAGACCCGGAGGTGACGGAAGTGTTCAACGCGGTGCAGCAGCTGCAGATCATGGTGCGCACGAACGAGAACGACAACCGCAACCTGATGAAGGAGTACGAGCACCTGCTGCTGGAGGTGCACGAGCTGCAGAAGAACCGGGCGCAGCTCGAGGCGATGGAAAACACGGAAATGCGGGTGCACGCGCACAACCAGCATGCCCAGCACCAGAAGATGGTGAACGATCGGCTGCAGCTGTGCACCGGCAAGCGGCTGGCGCTGGTCGATGGGTTCCGCAAGACGATCCTCATCACGGGCGAGGTGCAGAGTAAGGTCCTGTCGAAGTACCTGTCGCAGTGGAAGATGAACCAGGGCTTCGCCGGCAACGGTGCGTCCACGATGAGCGCCAGCAACCTCGACACCATACAGGCGTGGTGCGAGAGCCTGGCCGAGATCATCTGGAGTACCAAGGATCAGATCCGGCTCGCcatcaaaaacaaatccaagCTGCACGTCGAGCAGGAGGAGGTACCGGATCTGCTGCCGCAGGCCATGAACGACGTGACGAACCTGCTCAAGACGCTCATCACCAACACGTTCATCATCGAGAAGCAGCCGCCGCAGgtgatgaaaacaaacacgcgCTTTGCCGCCACCGTGCGCCTTCTCGTCGGCAACACGCTCAACATCAAGATGGTCAACCCCCAGGTGAAGGTGTCCATCATTTCCG AGGCACAAGCTCAGCAGACGCAGCAGACGAACAAGGCATGCGAGCAGTCCTGTGGCGAGATCATGAACAATATTGGCAATCTAGAGTATAACGAGACCACCAAACAACTGTCGGTCAGTTTTAG gAATATGCAACTAAAAAAGATCAAGCGGGCGGAGAAGAAGGGCACCGAATGTGTGATGGATGAGAAGTTTGCATTGCTGTTTCAGTCCAGCTTTGCAGTCGGACACGGTGATCTGGTGTTTTCG GTATGGACCATCTCGCTGCCAGTGGTTGTGATTGTACACGGCAATCAGGAGCCGCAGTCGTGGGCCACCATCACCTGGGATAACGCGTTCGCCGATATGCACCGTGTGCCGTTCCAGGTGCCGGACAAGGTGTGCTGGAACCAGCTGGCCGAAGCGCTTAATATGAAGTTCCGGGCGTCGACGGGACGCTCGCTCACCCCGGAGAACATGCACTTCCTGTGCGAGAAGGCGTTCAAAACGACGCTGCCGTTCCCGGTGCAGAACGATGTGACCATCATGTGGTCGCAGTTCTGCAAGGAGCCCATTCCCGACCGCTCGTTCACCTTCTGGGAGTGGTTCTACGCGGCGATGAAGGTGACACGCGAGCATCTGCGCGGTCCCTGGATGGACGGCAGCATCATTGGGTTCATACACAAATCGAAGGCCGAAGACTATCTACTCAAGTGTCCGCGGGGCACGTTTCTGCTGCGCTTTTCCGACAGTGAACTAG GTGGCATTACAATCGCCTGGGTGAACGAAGGCAACGATGGGCAGCCGCAAATACTGCACATTCAGCCCTTCACAGCGAAGGATTTCTCCACCCGCTCGCTGTCCGATCGCATTCGCGACTTCGATGATCTCTACTTTCTCTATCCGAACAAATCGAAGCAGGAGGCCTTCGATCGGTACACCACGCCCGTCGGTCCGCCGCGCAACAAGAACTATATCGCGTCGGAGGTACGCGCCGTCCTGATGCCCGGACCGAACAATAACCAAATGAACAGTTTTCCCAACACCCCATcgtacaacattcaatcgccCGACGCGTCCCGGGACACACCTTCTACTGG CTATCAGAATAGTACAATAATGCATCTATAG
- the LOC131290754 gene encoding signal transducer and transcription activator isoform X1, with protein sequence MSLWARVNQLPQPILDQIRFIYGNNFPIEVRHYLADWIEDRLLNAPMYTNDQETAYEQEAANFLNQLIIELERTAINLPENNLTIKIRLNESARNFRQLFSHNPAQLYQHLLNCLHRERQCVSYPEECVNVQDPEVTEVFNAVQQLQIMVRTNENDNRNLMKEYEHLLLEVHELQKNRAQLEAMENTEMRVHAHNQHAQHQKMVNDRLQLCTGKRLALVDGFRKTILITGEVQSKVLSKYLSQWKMNQGFAGNGASTMSASNLDTIQAWCESLAEIIWSTKDQIRLAIKNKSKLHVEQEEVPDLLPQAMNDVTNLLKTLITNTFIIEKQPPQVMKTNTRFAATVRLLVGNTLNIKMVNPQVKVSIISEAQAQQTQQTNKACEQSCGEIMNNIGNLEYNETTKQLSVSFRNMQLKKIKRAEKKGTECVMDEKFALLFQSSFAVGHGDLVFSVWTISLPVVVIVHGNQEPQSWATITWDNAFADMHRVPFQVPDKVCWNQLAEALNMKFRASTGRSLTPENMHFLCEKAFKTTLPFPVQNDVTIMWSQFCKEPIPDRSFTFWEWFYAAMKVTREHLRGPWMDGSIIGFIHKSKAEDYLLKCPRGTFLLRFSDSELGGITIAWVNEGNDGQPQILHIQPFTAKDFSTRSLSDRIRDFDDLYFLYPNKSKQEAFDRYTTPVGPPRNKNYIASEVRAVLMPGPNNNQMNSFPNTPSYNIQSPDASRDTPSTGYGQVNFGQVPDYELENIGIFSSQYH encoded by the exons ATGTCGCTGTGGGCGCGCGTTAATCAGCTGCCTCAGCCTATCCTGGACCAGATACGGTTTATCTATGGCAACAACTTCCCCATTGAGGTACGACACTATCTGGCCGACTGGATCGAGGATCGTCTGCT TAATGCACCGATGTACACGAACGACCAGGAGACCGCGTACGAGCAGGAGGCGGCCAACTTCCTGAACCAGCTCATTATCGAATTGGAGCGGACGGCGATCAATCTGCCGGAGAACAATCTCACCATTAAGATACGGCTGAACGAGTCGGCTCGTAACTTCCGCCAGCTGTTCTCGCACAATCCGGCCCAGCTGTACCAGCACCTGCTGAACTGCTTGCACCGGGAGCGCCAGTGCGTCTCGTACCCGGAGGAGTGCGTGAACGTGCAAGACCCGGAGGTGACGGAAGTGTTCAACGCGGTGCAGCAGCTGCAGATCATGGTGCGCACGAACGAGAACGACAACCGCAACCTGATGAAGGAGTACGAGCACCTGCTGCTGGAGGTGCACGAGCTGCAGAAGAACCGGGCGCAGCTCGAGGCGATGGAAAACACGGAAATGCGGGTGCACGCGCACAACCAGCATGCCCAGCACCAGAAGATGGTGAACGATCGGCTGCAGCTGTGCACCGGCAAGCGGCTGGCGCTGGTCGATGGGTTCCGCAAGACGATCCTCATCACGGGCGAGGTGCAGAGTAAGGTCCTGTCGAAGTACCTGTCGCAGTGGAAGATGAACCAGGGCTTCGCCGGCAACGGTGCGTCCACGATGAGCGCCAGCAACCTCGACACCATACAGGCGTGGTGCGAGAGCCTGGCCGAGATCATCTGGAGTACCAAGGATCAGATCCGGCTCGCcatcaaaaacaaatccaagCTGCACGTCGAGCAGGAGGAGGTACCGGATCTGCTGCCGCAGGCCATGAACGACGTGACGAACCTGCTCAAGACGCTCATCACCAACACGTTCATCATCGAGAAGCAGCCGCCGCAGgtgatgaaaacaaacacgcgCTTTGCCGCCACCGTGCGCCTTCTCGTCGGCAACACGCTCAACATCAAGATGGTCAACCCCCAGGTGAAGGTGTCCATCATTTCCG AGGCACAAGCTCAGCAGACGCAGCAGACGAACAAGGCATGCGAGCAGTCCTGTGGCGAGATCATGAACAATATTGGCAATCTAGAGTATAACGAGACCACCAAACAACTGTCGGTCAGTTTTAG gAATATGCAACTAAAAAAGATCAAGCGGGCGGAGAAGAAGGGCACCGAATGTGTGATGGATGAGAAGTTTGCATTGCTGTTTCAGTCCAGCTTTGCAGTCGGACACGGTGATCTGGTGTTTTCG GTATGGACCATCTCGCTGCCAGTGGTTGTGATTGTACACGGCAATCAGGAGCCGCAGTCGTGGGCCACCATCACCTGGGATAACGCGTTCGCCGATATGCACCGTGTGCCGTTCCAGGTGCCGGACAAGGTGTGCTGGAACCAGCTGGCCGAAGCGCTTAATATGAAGTTCCGGGCGTCGACGGGACGCTCGCTCACCCCGGAGAACATGCACTTCCTGTGCGAGAAGGCGTTCAAAACGACGCTGCCGTTCCCGGTGCAGAACGATGTGACCATCATGTGGTCGCAGTTCTGCAAGGAGCCCATTCCCGACCGCTCGTTCACCTTCTGGGAGTGGTTCTACGCGGCGATGAAGGTGACACGCGAGCATCTGCGCGGTCCCTGGATGGACGGCAGCATCATTGGGTTCATACACAAATCGAAGGCCGAAGACTATCTACTCAAGTGTCCGCGGGGCACGTTTCTGCTGCGCTTTTCCGACAGTGAACTAG GTGGCATTACAATCGCCTGGGTGAACGAAGGCAACGATGGGCAGCCGCAAATACTGCACATTCAGCCCTTCACAGCGAAGGATTTCTCCACCCGCTCGCTGTCCGATCGCATTCGCGACTTCGATGATCTCTACTTTCTCTATCCGAACAAATCGAAGCAGGAGGCCTTCGATCGGTACACCACGCCCGTCGGTCCGCCGCGCAACAAGAACTATATCGCGTCGGAGGTACGCGCCGTCCTGATGCCCGGACCGAACAATAACCAAATGAACAGTTTTCCCAACACCCCATcgtacaacattcaatcgccCGACGCGTCCCGGGACACACCTTCTACTGG